The genomic window CCTAAACTTGAAGTTATTAAACGAAAACGAAATAGTCTCTTAGTCTTTAATCTTTTAATTGACTCAACAAGCGATGTTAAGAAATTAGCGAATCAGACCATAGCTAATATAAAATTGTTGTCTCAATTTAAACCCTACGAAGAAATTAGTAAGCAGGAAAAACAATCCATTAACTTAAATTTTAAGTATCAAATGATACAAGGGTTTGAATCATCAGTTGCCTCAGCTTTAAGGTCAATTAAAGATAATCATTTTCAAAAATTAGTGTTAGCTAATGCTTTAGATTTAACTGATTCTCAAGATTTTTCAATTGTTACCTGTTTAAAAAAATTACGATATTATCATCCTGATTGTTATCTGTTTGCTATCAATAATGGTAAAAATAATTGCTTTGTTGGGGCGAGTCCTGAACGATTAATTAGTTTAAAAAATAAACAGTTATTAACCGATGCTTTGGCCGGTTCTATTTCTAGAGGAAATACGAAAAGTGACGATTATTATTTAGCTCAAAAACTTCTAAAAAGCAGTAAAGAAAGGCGAGAACATCAAGTGGTGATTGAATTTATCGTGCAACGTTTAATTAATCTAGGATTAACCCCACAAATTTCTCCTTTAAAAGTTTTGAAATTATCCAATATTCAACACCTTTGGACTCCTATTTATACACAATTAAATCCTAATATTCATCCTTTGGAAATCGTAGCTAAGTTGCATCCTACCCCTGCTGTATCGGGGTTTCCCACAGGAGTAACCTGTCAAGAAATTAAACGCTATGAAACCTTTGAAAGAGGATTTTATGCTGCGCCTTTGGGTTGGATCGATTATGATGGGAATAGTGAATTTATTGTTGGGATTCGCTCGGCTTTAATCTCTGGAAATCATGCTAGACTATATGCGGGTGCAGGAATTGTGGAAGGATCAGAACCTGAAAAAGAGTTAGAAGAAATTCAGCTAAAATTTCAAGGATTACTCAAAGCCTTATCTTATTGCTAATTATTAATAATAGTTTATCCTCTAAGGTTTACCCCGTCTTCGGAGTCTCCTCGTCCCCCCGTCAATATTCAAAGACAATTGTTGTGCAAAAATGGGATACGCCCAACTGGGGAGTCAATGTTATATTATCCTTAACACTAGCGTCCAAATACAACCGTCTATAACCTATGTTAATCGATAGAAATCTCTCTAAATATATCGTCTTCTCCGAAGATAGTATTCTGAATGCTCTCAAAAAAATCAGTGATAATAAAAGTCGGATTATCTTCTCTGTTACTGAGTCAGGTGTATTAGAAGGTGTGTTAACAGATGGTGACTTTAGACGATGGTTAGTCAAACAAAATACTATCGATCTTAATCAAGCGGTTTCTAATATTAGTAATAAACAGTTTAAATACGCTTTATTTGAAGAAAATCCCGAAAAAATAAATAGTTATTTTTCTGAAGAAATCGAATTTATTCCCCTTTTAGATGATAACGATCATTTAGTTGCGATCGCCCGTAAACGTCCTGATGAAATTAAAATCGGTGACTTCATTATTAATGATGAATCTCCTACCTTTATTATTGCAGAAATTGGTAACAATCATAATGGTAATTTAGAGTTAGCTAAAAAGTTAATTGATGATGCGATCACAGCCGGGGCAAATTGCGCTAAATTTCAACTAAGAAGTCTAAAATCTCTTTATCATAATGCCGGAAATGCCGACGATGCTAGTGAAGATTTAGGGTCACAATATACCTTAGATTTATTGTCCCGTTTTCAACTTTCTGACGAAGAAATGTTACAAGCTTTTGATTATTGCAAGGAAAAAGAGATTTTGCCCTTGTGTACCCCTTGGGACTTAGACAGTTTAAAGATACTTGAAAACTATGGCATGGTTGCCTATAAAGTTGCTTCTGCTGATTTTACCAATCATGAATTATTAAAAGCCTTAGCTAAAACAGGAAAACCCTTAATTTGTTCTACGGGAATGTCCACTGAAGCCGAAATTAGTCAATCGGTTCAACTCTTACAAAAACTAGGGGCAATGTATGTTTTATTACATTGTAATTCTACCTATCCAGCACCCTTTAAAGATGTCAATTTAAACTATATTACTCGCTTAAAAGAATTAGGGGATTGTCCTGTGGGATATTCCGGCCATGAACGGGGAATTAGTGTGGCTATTGCTGCGGTTGCTAAAGGAGCAAAAGTCATTGAAAAACACTTTACTTTAGACAAATCAATGGAAGGAAACGACCATAAAGTCAGCCTATTGCCCCAAGAATTCAAGGCCATGGTGGAAGGAATTAGGCAAGTAGAAGAAGCCCTAGGAACCTCATCAGAAAGACGGTTAAGCCAAGGGGAATTAATGAACCGAGAAACCCTAGCTAAAAGTTTAATTATTAACTGTGACTTAGAACCTGGACAAGTAATTACCGAAGCCATGATTGAGGTCAAAAGTCCAGGAAAAGGATTACAACCCAACCGTAAAAAAGAATTAATTGGTAAGACAGCAAAACGATCTTTGAAAGCAGGAGATTTTTTCTTTTCTAGTGACCTAGAAGAAGCCCAGATTAAGGCTAAAAACTATTTATTTGATCGTCCTTGGGGTTTACCGGTTCGCTATCATGACTTTGGTAAACTACTGCCAAAATCCAACCCAGACTTATTGGAATTTCATCTCAGTTACAAAGACTTAGAACAGGATATTAAACAATATTTTAATAATACTTACGATCTTAATTATGTGGTTCATAGTCCTGAATTATTTGCCGGGGATCATGTGTTAGATTTATGTTCCTTAGATGATGATTATCGTCACCATTCCATCAAAGAATTACAGCGAGTCATCCATATTACTCGACAACTCAAAGCTTACTTTAAAAAAGCATCAAGACCCTTAATTGTTACTAATATAGGTGGCTTTACCTTAGATGAACCGCTACCCTTGACAAAACGCCAAAAATACTACGATTTACTATTAGATAGTTTATCCAATTTAGACAGTGAAGGAGTTGAAATTATACCTCAAACCATGCCTCCCTTTCCCTGGCATTTTGGGGGACAAAGATATCATAATCTTTTTGTCGATCCTCAAGATATTGCTGAGTTCTGTTCTCATAACAATTATCGAGTTTGTTTAGATATTTCACACTCAAAACTAGCCTGTAATCATCATAATTTATCCTTTAAAGAATTCATCGAGCAAGTAGGACCATATACCGCCCATTTACACATAGCAGACGCTCAAGGATTAGACGGAGAAGGGTTACAAATCGAACATGGGGATATTGATTTTCCGGCCTTAGCAGAAGATTTAAAGAAAACAGCCCCTAATGCTTCTTTTATTCCTGAAATTTGGCAAGGCCATAAAAACGAAGGGGAAGGATTTTGGATAGCCTTAGAACGCTTAGAAAACTTATTTCACTAATTTCGTGGGAGTGTTATTTAAGTAGTGAAAATCAACTTAACTTAATAGTATTTTCTCCCTAAATAGGTGTGCAAAAATAAAGTCAGACAAACATAATAGCAAACACCTTCTTATCCCTTCATCCTTCTGCCTCCTACCGCCTACCTTATGGTCACTTAACCGTCTCCTATTTAAGTTGTCACCTCAACGTGATATTATTACCACTGGTTTGCTATGAAACCTTTTATAGCACTTTTGTT from Crocosphaera subtropica ATCC 51142 includes these protein-coding regions:
- a CDS encoding isochorismate synthase; amino-acid sequence: MSVATPIIPDTTHIGYDQHRLEQLLLTHKATLDGHNQSIIVSLSQRIDEIDPLSILAFLTHETINNFSKDEIYFYWENQGKTEAILGYGVTHSSQLNIKDRFTKSQQFVEDCFHKIIKVDQDNLSDSSPHIFCGFTFFSETNQQQFPFPSAFSFLPKLEVIKRKRNSLLVFNLLIDSTSDVKKLANQTIANIKLLSQFKPYEEISKQEKQSINLNFKYQMIQGFESSVASALRSIKDNHFQKLVLANALDLTDSQDFSIVTCLKKLRYYHPDCYLFAINNGKNNCFVGASPERLISLKNKQLLTDALAGSISRGNTKSDDYYLAQKLLKSSKERREHQVVIEFIVQRLINLGLTPQISPLKVLKLSNIQHLWTPIYTQLNPNIHPLEIVAKLHPTPAVSGFPTGVTCQEIKRYETFERGFYAAPLGWIDYDGNSEFIVGIRSALISGNHARLYAGAGIVEGSEPEKELEEIQLKFQGLLKALSYC
- a CDS encoding N-acetylneuraminate synthase family protein, which codes for MLIDRNLSKYIVFSEDSILNALKKISDNKSRIIFSVTESGVLEGVLTDGDFRRWLVKQNTIDLNQAVSNISNKQFKYALFEENPEKINSYFSEEIEFIPLLDDNDHLVAIARKRPDEIKIGDFIINDESPTFIIAEIGNNHNGNLELAKKLIDDAITAGANCAKFQLRSLKSLYHNAGNADDASEDLGSQYTLDLLSRFQLSDEEMLQAFDYCKEKEILPLCTPWDLDSLKILENYGMVAYKVASADFTNHELLKALAKTGKPLICSTGMSTEAEISQSVQLLQKLGAMYVLLHCNSTYPAPFKDVNLNYITRLKELGDCPVGYSGHERGISVAIAAVAKGAKVIEKHFTLDKSMEGNDHKVSLLPQEFKAMVEGIRQVEEALGTSSERRLSQGELMNRETLAKSLIINCDLEPGQVITEAMIEVKSPGKGLQPNRKKELIGKTAKRSLKAGDFFFSSDLEEAQIKAKNYLFDRPWGLPVRYHDFGKLLPKSNPDLLEFHLSYKDLEQDIKQYFNNTYDLNYVVHSPELFAGDHVLDLCSLDDDYRHHSIKELQRVIHITRQLKAYFKKASRPLIVTNIGGFTLDEPLPLTKRQKYYDLLLDSLSNLDSEGVEIIPQTMPPFPWHFGGQRYHNLFVDPQDIAEFCSHNNYRVCLDISHSKLACNHHNLSFKEFIEQVGPYTAHLHIADAQGLDGEGLQIEHGDIDFPALAEDLKKTAPNASFIPEIWQGHKNEGEGFWIALERLENLFH